The window GGCCCGGGTCGAAGAAGCCACGGGGCGGCCGGTCATCGACACGCTCGCCGCGACGGCCTGGCGCACGCTCCGGCTCGCGGGCCTCCGCCGCCCGATTGGGGGATTCGGACAACTTCTCGCCCGCCTCTAAGGCCCGCCGGACGGCAGGTCGGCCCTCGGCGGTCTACCCGCCGATCTGTCGGGTCAGCTCCTGGATCATCTGCGCGGCGAGCGGCAGGAGCCTCGCGGGGACGCCGCTGTCTCGGGCGAAGTCGAGGGCGAGGCCGGTGTCCTTGACCAGGATGTCCAACGTCGCCTTCCCGGTCTGGTCGCTCTCGATCCAGGTCCGAGCCGTCGACCAGTGCTCGACGACCCAGGTGGTGCCCGTGCAGGTCTTGAGCACCTCCCAAAGCCGCTCGATCGGCACCCCCGTGGTCTCGGCCATCGCCGCGACCTCGCGCGCCGCGAGAAAGCTCACCGTCAGCAACACCTGATTCGCCATCTTGACCGCGGTGCCGGCGCCGACGTCGCCGACGTGCTCGATCTGTGAGCCCATCGCCTCAAGTACCGGCAGCGCCGGCGCCAGGTCCTTGGGGGCCGCGCCGACGATGATCGTCAGCGTCCCGTCCTCCGCCCGGGCCCGACCGCCGCTGACCGGAGCGTCAAGGAACGGGAACTCGCGTTCCCGCGCGGCGGTTCCGAGCCGACGCATCGGCCCGACGCCGATGGTGCTCATGACGATGACGGTGGCCCCCGGCTTCGCCTGCGCCAGGACCCCGTCCTCCCCGAGCACCACCTGCTCGGCTTGGGCGGGCGTGCGCACCATGACCACGACCGCGTCCGCCAGGCGTGCCGCCTCGGCCGCGGTCGTGGCGGCGTGACCCCCGGCCTGGGCCAGCGCGCGGCAGGGATCTCCACGCAGGTCGAACCCGACGGCTTCAAACCCGCGGCGGACGAGGTTCTTGGCCATGGGGAGGCCCATCTCCCCCAGCCCGATCATTCCCACTCGCTTCATTGGCGCTCTCCCCGCTGGTGCATGTAGACGACGCGCCCGCGGCTCAGGACGAGCCGCACCCGGGCCATCGCCCCGATCTCGCTGAGCGGATCTCCCTCCACGCCGATCACATCGGCGACCTTCCCCGGGGCCAGCACCCCCAGCGTCTCACCAAGCCCGAGCGCCGTGGCCGGCCACACCGTGGCCGCGCGGATTGCGCGGATCGGACTTTCGCCAAGCGAAACCACCCAGGCGAGCTCATCGGCCAAACATCCGTGCACGGCGTCCGTTCCCAAGACGTACCGGAGCCCCCGAGCGATGACCCGGCGGGCGGTGGCGCAGGCCGCCTCGCCGAGGGCACGCAGCCGGGCGAGCTCGGCGGGGTCCGTGCCGAACGCGTGCCCGTGGGGACCGCAGAGCACGCCGAGGGTCAGCGTCAGCAGGACGTCGTGGCGGCCGATCAGATCCAGATCGTCCTCCGTGAGGAACCACCCGTGCTCGATGACGTCGAGGCCCCCGCCCAGCGCGGCGGCAACGCCCGCTCCTCCCACCAGGTGGGCGGCAACCGGCCGGCCGGCGGCGTGCGCCGGCCGCACCGCCGCCGCCACCTCAGCCTCGCCATAGTAGCAGGTGGTCGGCTCAACGGCCGGATCGCCCGCGCCGTCCGACACGAAGAGTTTCACGAAGTCCACCCCCTCCGCGATGTTCGACGCGGCCGCCCGGGCGATCTCGGCGGGATCGTCGGTGAAGACCGAGGCCACCGCCCCGCCCCGACTGCGGGGCGATCGAATCGCTCGCCCGGCCGCCCGCAGGCGCGGGGCGACGATGCGCCCATCCTCAGCTTCCCGGCGCAGCACGAGATCCACGCCGTGCCGATCCCCGCACAGCCGAAGGGTCGTCACCCCCGCGCGGAGATCCTCTTGGATCCGGGCGATCCCCGCGGCCAAGGACTCGGCCGGGGGAACCTGGACCTGAGCTCCCAAATCGCCCCACCGGGTATCGATGCCGACGTGGGAGTGAAAATCGATCAGGCCGGGCAGGAGTGTGCATCCGGGCAGCGAGAGCGTGACGTCGGGCGAGCGGGTCGATCCCCGAAGTTGGCCGGCGGCAGGCGGCGGTAGGCTCCCACCGATCCCGGCGATGCGCTCGCCCTCGACCACCAGCCTCCCGGGACGGCGTGGGTCCTCTCCCACGCCGTCGATCATCTGGTCCGCCTCGATCCGGATCACCGGGAGCCGATCACTTCACCGCGGCGCTCGTAATCCCGGAGATGAACTGGTCGAGGAAGAGGCTGTAGAGGATGGCGACCGGAATCCCCACGAGCAGGGCGCCCGCCATGAGCGAGCCCCAGAAGTAGACGTCGCCCCGGATCAGGTCGGTGGCGACCCCGAGCGGAACCGGCTTCTGATCGCCCACGGACACGAACACCAGCGCGTAAAGGAAATCCTGCATCGTCAGGGTGAACGCGAAGATCACCGCGGTGAGAATGCCCGGCCAGCTCACGGGTATCACGGTCCGGATCAGGGCAGCAAAACGCCCGCACCCGTCCACCAAGGCCGCCTCCTCGATCTCGGGCGGAACCGTTTTGAAGAACCCGCTGAGCAGCCAGGTGCAGAACGGGATCGTGAAGGTGGGGTACACGAGCACGAGCGCCCATTTGGTATCGATGAGGTGCGTGATCCCTACGATCCGGGCGAGCGGGATGAACAGCAGGATGGGGGGGACCAGGTACCCAAGGAAGATCGCGATCCCCATGTTCTCCGCGCCGGGCAGGCCCACGCGTGCCAGGGCGTACCCGGCCGGAATCCCCGTCAGGAGGGTGATCGCCGACACCCAGAAGGCGATCTGCGCCGTGTTGGACACCCAATAGCCGTACTGGGTGTGCTGAAACAGATACGTGAAGTGCTGGAACGTCGGAGGTTGAATGAACCAGAACGGCGAGGCCGCGGGGTTCACGAGGTCGGCATCGGTTTTGAAGGCCGTGACGCCCATCCAAACCACCGGGAACAACGCGATCACGACGAACGGCAGCAGGCCGGCGTAGACGAGGATGTGCTTGCGGATCTCCCGCGTCTCCGCCCGCCGCGCTCCCGCCGTCGGGAGCGCCGGGCTGGATCGAAGGGTTTCCAAGCCGCTCACAGGGCCTCCCGCCTCCGCAGCGTCCGGAGCAGGAAGTAGACGATGGGAAGCAGGATCGGGAACAAGATCAGCGAGATCGCCGCGCCCCGCCCCAGCGCCCCGGCCTGGATACCGATCTCAAACGCGCGCGTCGGCAGGATCTCCGTCGAGTTCATCGGCCCTCCCATCGTCAACAGATAGACGATGCTGAGATCCGACAGCGTGAACACGGTGTCGAACAGCAGTCCCACAAAGAGGATCGGCGCGATAATCGGCACAATGATGTAGTGCCAGCGCAGGAAGAAGTTTGCCCCGTCCACCTTCGCCGAATCGAGGAGCTCCAGCGGGACCGAGGACATCCCCGCCATCAGCACGATCGCGCCGAAGGGAAATCCGCGCCACACGTTGACCGAGATCACCGCCGCCATCGCCAGCCCGGGTTCCCCCAGCCAGTTCGGCCACCCGCTCATCAGGTGGAGGTGGTTCGCGACCCAGTTCAGCGTGCTGAACTGGGGATCGAACGCCCATTTCCAGGCGAGCGCGGTGATGACGACGGGAAGCGTCCACGGGAGCACAACCAGCGACCGGATCAACCGCCTGCCGCGGACGTCCTGGATGAGCAGGAAGCCGAGCATTCCGCCGAGCAGGGCCTTCGCGATTCCGGCGATCACCGTGAACATCACCGTGTTGCGGAGGGCCTGGCGGACCGAGCTGTCCTGAAAGATCGCGACGAAGTTCTGGAACCCAACGAACCGGGCAATCTGGTTGCCGACGGACGCGTCGCTGAGGCTGAGGTACAGGGAGAAGAAGAACGGGGCGCCCACCAGCACGGCCATGTAGATGACGGCCGGAGCCAGCAGGGAATAGCCAAAGATGAGGCGCTGGCGAGTAAACGATCCCCGCCTGGCGTGCGCTCGGGTCCCCACAGCCAGCTCGACGTTCGCCACCCGGCTCCCGCCTCACCCCATCATGGGAACGCGCCCGGCGGACTCGCTGCTCCTGACCTGCGGAGTCCGCCGGGCGCCAGATCTCAACTTACTTGTACTTGGCGTAGATACCCTTGATCTGTCCCAACCCCCAACTGATCGAGCTCTCCAAGCTCTCCCCGTGACAGTATCTCGCCAACATATCGGGGACGACGAACGTGGAGAGGACCTCCGAGGCCGGAGCCGTGGCCGGTCCCGGGTACCCAAAAACCAGCGCAACCTTGTCCCAATCCTGAATCAGCGCGAGCTTTGAGGGATATCGGTCAAGGCCCGGCATCGGCTTCTTGTACCATGCCTTCAGGTACGGCATGTTATACCCTTTGCTCGCCACGAGCGAGAACTTCACATCGCCGCCGTACTCCTCGAGGAAGGCCTTCGCCCCCGCCTGGTTCTTCGAGAAGTTCCAGATCCCGAGGATCGTCGGGTCAACGACCGCGGCACTCCGCACCGACCCTTTCGGCTCGTCGCCGGGAACGCCCGCGTTGACCGAGGCGAACAGCTTGGGGTTACTCTCCTCAATGGAGAAGAGCGACGAGAGGGCGTCGTGGATGTAGATGGCAACCCCCGAGTCCAGGTACCGGTTGTCCGAGACGTTGTCCCAGGAGAAGACTTCACTGGTCATCCCTTCCGACCAGAGGGCCTTGCTGAAGTCCATGGCTTCCCGAAGCGCCTTCGAGTCCCAGGCCAGCTCCTTCCCAGACGGATCGGTCTCGTGCACCCCGAAGGCGTAGAACACGGCCCGCCAGTTATGGTTCGAGTCGTTGCAGTGGGAGATGGCGAAGCCGGCGGGGTGGCCATTCTTCTTCCCGACCGTCGCCGCCTTTCGAAGGTTTTCCCAGGTCGACGGGAGCGGGAGACTATATTGCTGCCACAGGTCCCCCCGCCACATCATCGGCTGCGGGATGTAGAACTCGGGAACCGCGTACCATTGACCGCCGACCACCGAGACGTTTTGGGCCATCGGCAGCCAACCGCCGGCGGCCTTCCCCAGTTTGTCGCAGATGTCGGTGACATCCACCATGTGCTTGTAGTAGAGGGTGGTCTGGATCTGCCCGTTCATCTGGAAGATGTCGTGCCCGGCCCCCGCGGCGAGCTCCGCCGCGATGCGCGCGGGAAGATCGTCGATGCTGATGTGGTCGACCCGCACATCGACCCCGTTGGTCTTGCCCCAATCGACGGCGTACTTATCGAACGCGGTGTCGTACGCGGGGACGAAATGGCTCCAGGTCAGGATGCGAAGCGTTGTCCCTTTGATCTGCGCAGGGGCGACCCCCGTCTCCCACGGCGCCAGCCGCAGTAGGGCTCCCCCGGCCACCCCAGCCCCCGCCGCGGTCAAGAACTGTCTTCGGTTGAGCTTGCTGCGCGAGCGCGATCCGAAAGCGCCACTCATTCTCAGCTCCCTCCCCCTGGCCCCCTCGCGGGCGGCCTACGTTCTCACACGCACACGCTGGTTCTTCGCTGAATGTACGTAGATACGTGATCCAAAGTTCGCCTACGCCCCGGGGGCTTCCTTTTCCTCCTGAACGCCGTGAGCAATGTTTGGCCGTGGGTGGAATCGTCCACCGGCAGGCGCGCCGGCCGGGTCCGATTGTTCGGGTTTTACCGGATCGCCCCCCCGTGCGGCGGCCCGACTCACCGATTCAGGCCAGCGGATTGGGCACCAACGCCGCATCGTACTCGTGCACGATCGATCGGCGGAGGCGGGGATCCTCCAAGCTGACACGAAATCCGTCCCCATACCGGAGGGAGCCCCCACGGGTCGGCACCGTTCCCGAAAATACCAAGACGGCCCCCCGCTCCGGCAGGCGCCCGGCGAGTCGATCGAGCCAGTAGGTTGGCGAGAGGAGCTCGTTGAGTGGGGCGTCCTGGTAGGCATACCACGTTCCCTGCTCTCGCACCCATGCGCGCAGGATGAGTTCGTCGACGTGCCCGGCGACCTCCCGATAATCCCAGGCTGTGCCGGCCACGACGTTTGGGCAGATGCGCTTTGACAGTTCGATCGAGGTGGCTTCCACCTCGCGATCGGTGTGGTCGCTACCTACGGTGAGGGCGACGCGCTCCCTGGTCGCGACCAGCACGTACTCGACCTCGCCCGAGCTCTGGGGCGAGTAGATCTCGATCCGATCGCCCTGTGTCAGCATCGTCTGCGCGACGGTGAAGGTGATCGGCACGTCGGTGGGGGCAGGGATCCCCAGGGCGCGCATCTCGTTCACGTGCGCCTGGACGGCCGCCATGTCCCGTCCGGCCCATCCGCCGTTGATGATCGCGTAGACTTCCGGCGTCCACCGCCACGCCCCCCCCGCCGCGACCATCTCCAGCACGACCCGCATCATCCACCCCCCCTTTAACTCCCGAGCGGATCCCCCGGCGTCTTCCTCAAATTGGCGAGCGTCGCGCCGACGCCTCCCCGAGCCCGTCGACCCGCGCCCCGGTGCGTCCGACGGGGCCGTTGTACCGGGCCCGGCCTCATCCGGCGACCGCGACCGGGGAGGCGCCCCGCCCGAGGAGGCCGCGAACCGTAAACACCCCCACCGCCCCCACCCCGCCGCCGACGAGCAGCCCGATGGACAGCCCCCAGGCCCCAATGATCCCACCCATCATCAGCGCACCAAAAGGGGCGAGCCCGTTAAACACCATGGCATAGGCGCTCATGACGCGCCCCCGAAGCGCGGCCGGCGCCTCCAACTGCACCGTGCTGTTCGCGGTCGCGGTGAACATCACCATCCCCATTCCGCCGAAGAACAGCTCGACCCCGGCGAGATCCGGCCGGGCGACCTGGCTGAGGGCGATCAATGCGGCGCAGAGCAGGATCGCCCCCCAGAGCAGGTAGGACGAGCGAGGGCCGAACCCGCTCGTCCAAGCCACGGCGAGCGAACCGACCAGCGCCCCCAGCCCCTGGGCGGCCAGGAGGAACCCGAACCCGCTCGCGTCAAGGTGGAGCTGAGCGTGCGCCAGCACCGGGACGAACACGTTGAAGTTCATCGCGAACAAGCTGAGCGCGGCCAGCGTGACCAGAACCCGGAGGACGGTCGCCGAGCGCCGGATGAACTCCATTCCTTCGGTGATCCCCATCAGGAGGCCCACCGCCGGGGCCACGCGGATCGTGGGGACGACCCGCATCGCGCCGAGCGCGGCGATCACCGCGATGAAGCTCGCCGCGTTGGCGAGAAACGCCGCTCCCACCCCCCAAGCGGCGATCATCAGCCCGGCGAGTCCCGGGCCGATCAACCGCGCGCCGTTGAACACCGATGAGTTGAGGGCGATTGCGCCGGTGAGATCGTCGGTCCCGCCGACCATCTCCACGATGAACGATTGTCGGGCCGGCACGTCAAAGGCGTTCACCGTGCCGAGCAGCGCGGCCAGCAGCGCCACGTGCCAGTACCGGACGTGGCCGGTGACCGTCAGCAGCCCGAGCGTCAGCGCCAACAGCAGAAACAGGGACTGCGTGGCCATGATCAAGGTGCGTTTCGGCACACGGTCCACGAGCACCCCAGCGGGGAGCGACAGGAGCAACACGGGGAACCACTGGAGCGCGTTGATCACGCCGAGGAGGAACGGAGATCGTGTCAACGTTAGGACCAGCCACGCTTGCCCGACGGTCTGCATCCAGGTCCCGATCAGCGAGACCCCTTGCCCGGCGAAGAACAGCCGGAGGTTCCGGTGGCGCAGCGGGGACAGCACCGGAGAGCGGGGGCGCCCGCCCCGCGTCGCGGTCACCCGGGCCAGAGCCCCAGCCGTTGCGCTCCGGCCACCAGTGTACGGGTATAGGGATGCTGGGGGGCGGCGAACAGCTGCCGGGTGTCGGCCGATTCGACGACCTGCCCGGCCCGCATCACGTGAACCCGGTCGCAGGTTTGGGCCACGATCCCGAGATCGTGGGTGATCAGGAGCAGCGACATGCCGAGGTCGCGCTGCAGCCGGCCGAGGAGATCGAGGATCTGCGCCTGGACGGTGACATCCAAGGCCGCCGTCGGTTCGTCGGCGATGAGGAGTTCCGGGCCGGGGGCGATCGCGGCCGCGACCAGGACGCGCTGCCGCTGCCCCCCGGACAGCTCGTGCGGGTACCGCCGGAGCAGCCCGGGGTCCAACCCCACCCGGGTGAGGGCTTCCGCCGCCCGGTCGCGCGCCCCGCGGCGGCCGAGGTGGGCGACGATCCCCTCCATCACCTGGTCGCCGATGGACATCACCGGATCGAGCGCCGAGCCCGGCTCTTGGAAGATGATGGCAATCCGCCGTCCCCGATACCGCTGCATCTGTCGTTCCGAGAGCGGCACAAGGTCGACGCCATCGAGCACGATCGTCCCGGCGGTAATCTTCGCGGGCACCGGAAAGAGCTTCAGTATCGCGTAGGCCGTCATCGATTTGCCGGCGCCCGAGGCCCCGACCAGGGCCACGGCCCGCCCGGCCGGCACGTCCAGCGAGACGTCCTCGAGCACCGGCACGTCACCGGAGGGCTTGGGTATGACGACGGAGAGTCCCGCGATTCGGAGCTCTCCGTGCGACGCCGCGGTCATGAGGGGCTATGGGATCGGCGCGGGAGCCACTCTTCGAAGATGACGTAGAGGGTCGGGATCAGGAGCAGGGTTAGGCCCGTGGAGACGGTCAGCCCCCCGATCACCGCGCGCGCGAGCGGCATGTTGGTCTCGCTCCCCTCGCCGAGCCCGACGGCCATCGGGATCATCCCGAGAATCGTGGCGAGTGCGGTCATGAGGATCGGGCGGAGTCGGGTGCGGCCCGCCTTGAGCACAGCCTCCCGCAGCGCCAGGCCGCGATCCTGGAGCTTGTTCGCGTAATCGACGAGCAGGATACCGTTCGAGACGACGATGCCGACCATGGTGATCACACCCATGAAGGACATGATCGAGAGCGTCGTGTGGGTCAGCAGCAGCATCCAGATCACACCGATGATCCCCATCGGCACCGTGAACATAATGACGAAGGGATCGACCAGGGACTGGAACTGCGAGGCCATGATCATGTAGACGAGCATCAAGGCCAGCGCCATGGCGAGCCCGAGGCTGCCAAACGCGCTCTGCTGCTGTTCGGTCTGTCCGGCCATATGGTAGGTGAATCCCGCGGGAAATGGGAAGTGGTTCAGGCGGTCCACAACCTCCTGCGACACCGCCCCCAGCGGCCGGTCCACGACGTTCGCCGTGATGTCGATCACCCGCTGCTCGTTCTTCCGGTTGATCTGGAGGGGCTCACTGCCGAGCGAGATGTTGGCGACGTCCCGCAGCCGGATCGGTACGAGGGGGCCGGTGGACGGCGCGGAGCCGGGGCCCGGGTCGGCGATCGCGGCCAGCGGGACGTTCCCCAGATCTTCGGTGTGCGTCCGGTACTGGTTCATCAGCTGCACGACGATGTTGTACTCGTTGCCGGTGATCGGGTCGATGAACTGGCTGGCGGTGGCAACGTTTCCCGACATCGCCGTGTTGATCGCATTGGCGATGGACGTCGACGACAGCCCGAGCTGGGCTGCCTTTTCCTGGTCGACGTTGACCGTGAAATCGGGGTAGTCGCCCCGCGGAGTCACCTGCACGTCCGCCGTGCCGGGGATCCCCGTGACGATGCTCGCGATCTCCTGGGCGACCTGGGCACCGACCTGCTGGTCAAATCCCAACAGCTGGATGTCGACCGGCGCCGCGGACCCAAAGTTCACCACGCGGTTCTGCAGCCCCCCGGTCTGCACAAACATCTGCACGCCAGGAAACTTCCCCTGCAGCGCCTTGCGCATGGCGTTGGCGAGCTGATCGGTCGATTGGCGCCGCAGGGTCGGTGGCACCAGCCGCACCTCGACGTTGGCATTGTTCGGCCCCGCGTTGGATCCGAACCCGCCCGAGGACGGCACGCCGGAGTTCGTGTAGATCGTCACGATGTCTCGCGCCGGAATGACCTGACGCATGATCCCGGCAACCTGCTCGGCCAACCCCGACGTCACTTGCACCGCTGTGCCCTGCGGCGCCTCCAGGCTCACCTCGAACTGGCTCTCATCGGTCGCCGGGAAGAACTCTGTCCCGATCCCCCGGGCGGCCAAGAGAGAAAAAGCCAAGATCACGGCGATCCCGGCGAGCACCGGCCCCCGGTGGCGCAGCGTCCACCCCAGGGCCGCCTGGTACCCCTCGTCGAGCCGCTCCATCAGCCCCTCGCTCCAGCGGTTGAAGCGCGCCAGGGACCCTTTTGCCTCCGATGGCGCCCCGGACCCCGCCACGCGGAGCAGCCGGGTGCTCAGCACCGGGTCGATCGTCATCGACACCACGTAGGACGCGGCGAGGGCGAAGACGATGGTCAGCGCCATCGGCACGAACAGCCGCTCGGCGATGCCGCTCAGGAACACCACCGGGAAGAACACCGCGATCGTGGTGGCCGTGGAGGCCAGGACCGGCAGCCCCACCTCCTCCGTCGCGGTGATCACCGCCTGCAGGACCGTGCGGCCGGGGACGAGGAGATGGCGCATGATGTTCTCGCGCACGACGATCGCGTCATCGACCAACCGCCCCATGGCCAGCGTCAGCCCGCCGAGGGTGAAGACGTTCAGCGTCTGGCCCGAGAAATAGAGCAGCAGCAGCGCGCTGGCCACGGAGAGCGGGATCCCCAGCCCGACGATGAACAGGCTCCAGAAGCTCCGTAGGAAGACCAGCACGACGAGAAACGTCAAGCCCGCGCCGATCACCGCCTCGTGCCCGAGGGTGGTGATCGCCGCACGGATGTAGCGCGACTGATCGAAGCCGACGTCCAGGGTCACCCCGGGCGGCAGCGCGGTCAGGTGCGGGAGCGCCGCGCGCAGGGCGTTGACGGTCTGGATGGTGTTGGCGTCCGGCTGCCGGCTGACGAACATCAGCACGCCGGGCTTGCCGTCGACGTGCACGATCTGGGTCTGGTCGGCCGCTGCGTCCGCAACCTGCGCCACGTCCCGGATGTGCACCGGCACCCCTTGGTGCGTGGCGACGACGACGTTCTGGATCGCGGGAACGTTCTGCAGCAGCGTGGGGACGTTCAACTGATAGTCGATCCGGGTGTTCCGGAGGCTCCCGGACGGGATCAGCGCGTTGTACCGGGTGAGCGCATCCTGGACGTTCTGCAGCGTCAGCCCCGTGGCGACCAACTTGTGGGGGTCCACGCTAACGTTGAACTGGCGGACCAGGCCGCCGTTAACGAACGCCTGGGACACCCCGGGGAGGCGCTCCAGCTGCGGCTCGATGGTGTTGAAGGCAAGGTCGTACAACTGCCGGGCGTCGAGCCCCCCGCCCCTCACGACCACCTGCGCCACGGGAATATTCGATACGTCAAACTTCAAGACGAAAGGCTGGCTGACCCCGGTCGGCAGCGACCGCATCACCCGCTGGACGTTCTGGATGATCTCGACCTCGGACGTATTCAGGTCGGTTCCCCAGTTGAACCACACCTGGACATTGCTGGAGCCCTGGCGGGTGGTGGAGAGGATCTGCTGCACGCCGGCCACCCGGGTGACGGCCTGCTCGATCGGATAGGTGACCGTGCGCTCGACCGCCTCCGGACTCGCGCCGTTGTAGTTCGTGATCACCGAGATCACGGGGATGGTGATCTTGGGGAAGAGGTCGGTCGGCAGACGGGAGAGCGCAATCTGGCTGAGCACCACGACGGCGATGCATGCCATCAGGATGAAGATCGGGTTGCGGGTCGCCCCGCGCGTGAGAAACATCGAGGCCCGCTACAGCCCCCCCACCGGGACCGCCCTGACCCGCTGGCCCTCGCGCACCAGATCGGCCCCTCGGGCGATCACCTGATCGCCATCATCGAGCCCGGCGGTGACCTCAACGACATCCCCGGTTGCCCGGCCCACCACGACCTGACGCTTCGTCACCGCCCCATCCTTGACCACCCAGACGAAGTGCTGGTCGCCCACGGTGATCAGCGCGCCGAGCGGCACCACGAGGACGTTCTTGTCCGCGCCGGCGGACAGCTGGGCCGTGGCATACATCCCGGGCCGGAGCAGATGCCCGGGGTTCGCGATGTCGATTTCCACCTGAACGGTCCGAGTCGCTTGATCCGCCCCGCCGGCGATCCGGCTCACCACTCCCCGAAATGTCTGCGCGGGGTAGGCGTCGACAACCACCTGGACCGCCGCGCCCTTGTGGACGGCGGCGATTTGTACCTCGGTCACGTTCACGGCCACGTCAATCTGATCCAGGTCGGCGATCGTCAGGATCGGGGTCGAGGTTCCCGGGGTGACGTACGCGCCCGGGTCCAGGCTCCGGCTGACGACGATCCCGTCGAAGGGAGCCATGATCGTGGCCTCCGCCGCGCCCAAGCGTGCGTTCTCCAGCGCGGCCGTTTGGCTTGCCGCCTGCGACTGCTGGGTCCGCACCTGGGTCACCGCGGACGCCTCCTGCTGAACGGCGGCCGCGGCCTGAGCCTCCGCCTGAGCAATCTGGGCCTCGGCAACCTTCACCTGCGCCTGGGCGGCTTCCAGGCTTGCCTGACCGGTCTCGACCTGAGCGGTGGCATCATCGAGGCTTTGTTGCGCGGCGGCGCCTTGCTTGACGAGATCCGCCGTACGCCGCTGGGTCACTTCGGCGTCGACGAGCGTGGCGTGGGCCTTCACGACACCGGCTTTGGCGTTCGCCAACTGCGCCTGCGCGTTCTGCTGCCCGGCGATGGCATTCAGCACCTGCGCGTGAGCCGCCGCCACCCCCACCCTCGCCGTCTGGACGCCATTCTCAGCGGCCAGCGCGGTAGCCTGGGCCTGGGCAGCCTGGGCGTCGAGTTGCGCGTGGTCGACCACCGCCACCACCTGCCCGGCCCGCACGGGGTCGCCGGGGCGGGCCGCCACGGACAACAGGTAGCCCGCGGTCTTGGTGTAGATGACCGCCGTTTTGAGCGAGGCGATGTTGGCGGTCAACTGCAGGGTGACCGGGATCGTCATCCGCTTCGGGTGGGCGACCCCCACCAGCGGGGGGGGCGGGGTGCGCCCTTTGACGGACGCCGCAGGCGGGGGATCGGCGCTCGCCGGCCGGTTGGTGGGCGCGGGGACCGTCCCGCGGCCGATCAGCAATCCCACGCCCAAGGCGGCCACCACGATGGGGATCCAGACCCACGACCGCCGCATCAAGATCCTCCCCCGAGCCCCGCGGCGATCCCGGAGCATCCGGCGGGAGCGCCGAGCCGGCGCAGCTCTCGCACCTGTCGCGCGAGCTGCCGCTGCAGCCGCCCCAACTGCTGCACTTTTCCCCGAACCGATTGCAGCTGGTCCTCCGTCACTCGCAGCGCGCTCTCCAGGGCCTTGTTGCGTCTCGCCGGATCGGCGTCTGTTTGGGCCGCCGACAGGTACCGCTCACGCGCCTCGTCGGCGTCGAGGATCCGCTTGATCTCGCTCAGGGACAGCCCGAGGAGTTGTTTCAGGTTCTTGATCCGCCCGATCCGCTCGAGATCCGCCGTGCTGTACAGCCGCTGCCCACCCGTCAACCGTTCGGTGGGCACGAGGATGCCGATCTCGTCGTAGTAATGTAACGTCCGCTGGGTGAGCCCCGTTCGCTGGCAGACCTCCCCAATCTGATAGAACGTTGTCATGCCGTGCCCTCGCCCTCCCATGTTA of the bacterium genome contains:
- a CDS encoding carbohydrate ABC transporter permease, translating into MSGLETLRSSPALPTAGARRAETREIRKHILVYAGLLPFVVIALFPVVWMGVTAFKTDADLVNPAASPFWFIQPPTFQHFTYLFQHTQYGYWVSNTAQIAFWVSAITLLTGIPAGYALARVGLPGAENMGIAIFLGYLVPPILLFIPLARIVGITHLIDTKWALVLVYPTFTIPFCTWLLSGFFKTVPPEIEEAALVDGCGRFAALIRTVIPVSWPGILTAVIFAFTLTMQDFLYALVFVSVGDQKPVPLGVATDLIRGDVYFWGSLMAGALLVGIPVAILYSLFLDQFISGITSAAVK
- a CDS encoding NAD(P)-dependent oxidoreductase; translation: MKRVGMIGLGEMGLPMAKNLVRRGFEAVGFDLRGDPCRALAQAGGHAATTAAEAARLADAVVVMVRTPAQAEQVVLGEDGVLAQAKPGATVIVMSTIGVGPMRRLGTAAREREFPFLDAPVSGGRARAEDGTLTIIVGAAPKDLAPALPVLEAMGSQIEHVGDVGAGTAVKMANQVLLTVSFLAAREVAAMAETTGVPIERLWEVLKTCTGTTWVVEHWSTARTWIESDQTGKATLDILVKDTGLALDFARDSGVPARLLPLAAQMIQELTRQIGG
- a CDS encoding extracellular solute-binding protein, with amino-acid sequence MSGAFGSRSRSKLNRRQFLTAAGAGVAGGALLRLAPWETGVAPAQIKGTTLRILTWSHFVPAYDTAFDKYAVDWGKTNGVDVRVDHISIDDLPARIAAELAAGAGHDIFQMNGQIQTTLYYKHMVDVTDICDKLGKAAGGWLPMAQNVSVVGGQWYAVPEFYIPQPMMWRGDLWQQYSLPLPSTWENLRKAATVGKKNGHPAGFAISHCNDSNHNWRAVFYAFGVHETDPSGKELAWDSKALREAMDFSKALWSEGMTSEVFSWDNVSDNRYLDSGVAIYIHDALSSLFSIEESNPKLFASVNAGVPGDEPKGSVRSAAVVDPTILGIWNFSKNQAGAKAFLEEYGGDVKFSLVASKGYNMPYLKAWYKKPMPGLDRYPSKLALIQDWDKVALVFGYPGPATAPASEVLSTFVVPDMLARYCHGESLESSISWGLGQIKGIYAKYK
- a CDS encoding amidohydrolase family protein, producing MIRIEADQMIDGVGEDPRRPGRLVVEGERIAGIGGSLPPPAAGQLRGSTRSPDVTLSLPGCTLLPGLIDFHSHVGIDTRWGDLGAQVQVPPAESLAAGIARIQEDLRAGVTTLRLCGDRHGVDLVLRREAEDGRIVAPRLRAAGRAIRSPRSRGGAVASVFTDDPAEIARAAASNIAEGVDFVKLFVSDGAGDPAVEPTTCYYGEAEVAAAVRPAHAAGRPVAAHLVGGAGVAAALGGGLDVIEHGWFLTEDDLDLIGRHDVLLTLTLGVLCGPHGHAFGTDPAELARLRALGEAACATARRVIARGLRYVLGTDAVHGCLADELAWVVSLGESPIRAIRAATVWPATALGLGETLGVLAPGKVADVIGVEGDPLSEIGAMARVRLVLSRGRVVYMHQRGERQ
- a CDS encoding sugar ABC transporter permease encodes the protein MANVELAVGTRAHARRGSFTRQRLIFGYSLLAPAVIYMAVLVGAPFFFSLYLSLSDASVGNQIARFVGFQNFVAIFQDSSVRQALRNTVMFTVIAGIAKALLGGMLGFLLIQDVRGRRLIRSLVVLPWTLPVVITALAWKWAFDPQFSTLNWVANHLHLMSGWPNWLGEPGLAMAAVISVNVWRGFPFGAIVLMAGMSSVPLELLDSAKVDGANFFLRWHYIIVPIIAPILFVGLLFDTVFTLSDLSIVYLLTMGGPMNSTEILPTRAFEIGIQAGALGRGAAISLILFPILLPIVYFLLRTLRRREAL
- a CDS encoding DUF2848 family protein, yielding MMRVVLEMVAAGGAWRWTPEVYAIINGGWAGRDMAAVQAHVNEMRALGIPAPTDVPITFTVAQTMLTQGDRIEIYSPQSSGEVEYVLVATRERVALTVGSDHTDREVEATSIELSKRICPNVVAGTAWDYREVAGHVDELILRAWVREQGTWYAYQDAPLNELLSPTYWLDRLAGRLPERGAVLVFSGTVPTRGGSLRYGDGFRVSLEDPRLRRSIVHEYDAALVPNPLA